Proteins from a genomic interval of Nocardia sp. BMG51109:
- a CDS encoding acyl-CoA dehydrogenase encodes MDSLIMSARDIEFLLYEWLDVAGLTARERYREHSRETFDQALQLSRELATKYFAPHNREGDLHEPTFDGEKVHILPAVKQALDAFGESGLTGAAMDERVGGMQLPHTVFAACMAWFYAANAATASYPMLTAGNANLLAAHASAEQIDRFVRPMLAGRYFGTMALSEPQAGSSLADITTKAVPQDDGTYRLFGRKMWISGAEHELAENIVHLVLARIPDAPAGTRGISLFIVPKYLTADDGSAGERNDIVLAGINHKMGWRGTVNTAPVFGDGAFAPGGRPGAVGYLVGERNRGLSYMFHMMNEARLNVGLIATALGYTGYLKSLDYARDRPQGRAVTTEGQATPQIPIVRHPDVRRMLLAQKSYAEGALALQLYCGTLIDEQRSAATEPDRQRASTLLRILTPIAKSWPSQWCLAANDLAIQVHGGAGYTRDYDVEQHYRDNRLNPIHEGTHGIQSLDLLGRAVTADSGAALTLLLETVGTTVAAARATADGELGDYADALQQAAGRVAATTALLWRDMEPEVALANSAPYLEAVGHVVLAWIWLEQAVAAHGRTGAFYDGKRAATRYFYRWELPRTTPQFDLLDSLDRTTLDLDDACL; translated from the coding sequence ATGGATTCGCTGATCATGTCGGCCCGCGATATCGAGTTCCTGCTCTACGAGTGGCTGGATGTGGCCGGGCTGACGGCCCGCGAGCGCTATCGGGAGCACTCGCGCGAGACCTTCGATCAGGCCCTGCAGCTCAGCCGCGAGCTGGCGACGAAGTACTTCGCCCCGCACAACCGCGAGGGTGATCTGCACGAGCCCACCTTCGACGGCGAGAAGGTGCACATTTTGCCGGCGGTGAAACAGGCCCTCGACGCGTTCGGCGAGTCCGGGCTGACCGGGGCGGCCATGGACGAGCGAGTAGGCGGAATGCAGTTGCCGCACACCGTGTTCGCGGCCTGCATGGCGTGGTTCTACGCCGCCAACGCGGCCACCGCCAGCTACCCGATGCTGACGGCGGGCAATGCGAACCTCCTGGCCGCACACGCCTCCGCCGAGCAGATCGACCGGTTCGTGCGGCCGATGCTCGCCGGCCGCTACTTCGGCACCATGGCGCTGTCGGAGCCGCAGGCGGGTTCGAGCCTGGCCGACATCACCACCAAGGCGGTGCCGCAGGACGACGGCACGTACCGACTGTTCGGCCGAAAGATGTGGATCTCCGGCGCCGAACACGAACTGGCGGAGAACATCGTCCACCTGGTGCTGGCGCGCATCCCCGACGCACCGGCGGGCACCCGCGGCATCTCGCTGTTCATCGTGCCGAAATACCTGACCGCCGACGACGGTTCGGCCGGCGAGCGCAACGACATCGTGCTGGCCGGTATCAACCACAAGATGGGCTGGCGCGGAACCGTCAACACCGCACCGGTTTTCGGCGACGGCGCCTTCGCCCCGGGCGGGCGGCCCGGCGCGGTCGGCTACCTGGTCGGCGAGCGGAACCGCGGCCTGTCCTACATGTTCCACATGATGAACGAGGCCCGGTTGAACGTCGGCCTGATCGCCACCGCGCTCGGCTACACCGGCTACCTGAAGTCGCTGGACTATGCGCGCGACCGGCCGCAGGGCCGCGCTGTCACGACCGAGGGGCAGGCCACGCCGCAGATCCCGATCGTGCGGCACCCCGACGTGCGGCGCATGCTGCTCGCGCAGAAGTCGTACGCCGAGGGCGCGCTGGCCCTGCAACTCTACTGCGGCACGCTGATCGACGAACAGCGAAGCGCCGCAACGGAACCCGACCGGCAGCGGGCGTCCACACTGCTCCGGATCCTGACCCCGATCGCGAAGAGCTGGCCCAGCCAGTGGTGCCTGGCGGCCAACGACCTGGCCATCCAGGTGCACGGCGGCGCCGGCTACACCCGCGACTACGACGTCGAACAGCACTATCGGGACAACCGGCTCAACCCGATTCACGAAGGCACGCACGGCATCCAGAGCCTGGACCTGCTGGGCCGCGCCGTGACGGCCGACAGCGGCGCGGCGCTGACGCTGCTACTGGAGACGGTGGGCACGACGGTCGCGGCCGCCCGGGCCACGGCCGACGGCGAGCTCGGCGACTACGCCGACGCGCTACAGCAGGCGGCCGGACGGGTCGCCGCCACCACCGCCCTGCTCTGGCGGGATATGGAACCCGAAGTGGCGCTGGCGAATTCGGCGCCGTACCTGGAGGCCGTCGGGCACGTCGTGCTGGCCTGGATCTGGCTGGAACAGGCCGTCGCCGCGCACGGCCGCACCGGCGCGTTCTACGACGGCAAGCGGGCGGCTACCCGGTACTTCTACCGCTGGGAACTGCCGCGCACGACACCGCAATTCGATCTTCTCGACTCGCTCGACCGCACCACCCTCGACCTGGACGACGCCTGCCTGTAG
- a CDS encoding wax ester/triacylglycerol synthase family O-acyltransferase, translating to MDLLNPIDALFLTIESREHPMHVGGLQLFEPPDDADVDFVRAMYDEAMAATDVPARFRRRPGRILGGFSSVAWSHAENVDLGYHLHRCALPAPGGRTELLDLIGRLHSTLLDRHRPLWEGRIIEGLADGRFALYVKVHHAMMDGVSALRLLQRALTDDPYDTRLRMPWTIERPERDPDATAGIWEQIRKTVPHMATGAGITARALARGQLELPLSAPHTMLNVPIGGARSVAVASWPLERIRAVRRATGSTVNDVILAMSAGALRSYLMERNALPDKALTAMVPVSLRSPTDSGSDGNMVAALLCTLGTDIADAGQRLHTIGDSVRRAKEVFQQLPRPEAIALSALLLSPLVTTLIPGFQALPRVPYNLVVSNVPGPRKPVYLRGARLDRNYPLSIPYDGQAMNITITNTADTLDFGLVACRRSVPRLPRMIGHLNSALEDLEAAAR from the coding sequence ATGGATCTCCTCAACCCTATCGATGCGCTGTTCCTGACGATCGAATCCCGCGAGCATCCGATGCACGTGGGCGGCCTGCAACTGTTCGAACCTCCCGACGATGCCGACGTCGATTTCGTCCGCGCGATGTACGACGAGGCGATGGCGGCGACCGACGTGCCGGCGCGCTTCCGCCGTCGGCCGGGCCGCATCCTCGGCGGGTTCTCGAGCGTCGCGTGGTCGCACGCCGAGAATGTCGATCTGGGCTACCACCTGCACCGATGCGCCCTGCCCGCGCCCGGCGGCCGCACCGAGCTGCTCGATCTCATCGGCCGGTTGCATTCGACTCTGCTCGATCGGCACCGTCCGCTGTGGGAGGGCCGGATCATCGAGGGCCTGGCCGACGGCCGGTTCGCCCTCTACGTCAAGGTCCATCACGCCATGATGGACGGGGTGTCGGCGCTGCGGCTGCTGCAGCGCGCGCTGACCGACGACCCGTACGACACCCGGCTGCGCATGCCGTGGACGATCGAACGACCGGAGCGGGACCCGGACGCCACCGCGGGAATCTGGGAACAGATCCGAAAGACGGTGCCGCACATGGCCACCGGTGCCGGCATCACCGCACGCGCGCTGGCGCGGGGGCAGCTGGAACTGCCGCTGTCGGCGCCGCACACGATGCTCAACGTGCCGATCGGCGGTGCGCGCAGCGTCGCGGTGGCCTCCTGGCCGCTGGAACGGATCCGCGCCGTGCGCCGCGCGACCGGCAGCACCGTCAACGACGTGATCCTGGCGATGTCGGCCGGTGCGCTGCGTTCCTATCTCATGGAGCGAAACGCGTTGCCGGACAAGGCGTTGACCGCGATGGTCCCGGTGAGCCTGCGCAGCCCCACCGACTCCGGCTCGGACGGCAACATGGTCGCGGCACTGCTGTGCACCCTCGGCACCGATATCGCCGACGCCGGGCAGCGGCTGCACACGATCGGCGACTCGGTGCGGCGGGCGAAGGAGGTGTTCCAGCAGTTGCCCCGGCCGGAGGCGATAGCGCTCTCGGCCCTGCTGCTGTCTCCGCTCGTCACGACGCTGATACCGGGTTTCCAAGCGCTGCCCCGGGTCCCGTACAACCTGGTCGTCTCCAACGTGCCCGGCCCCCGCAAGCCGGTGTACCTGCGTGGCGCCCGCCTGGACCGCAACTATCCCCTGTCCATCCCGTACGACGGCCAGGCCATGAACATCACGATCACCAACACCGCCGACACCCTCGACTTCGGCCTCGTGGCCTGCCGCCGCTCGGTCCCCCGGCTCCCCCGCATGATCGGCCACCTGAACTCCGCCCTCGAAGACCTCGAAGCCGCCGCCCGATAA
- a CDS encoding TetR/AcrR family transcriptional regulator, translated as MRAAERILDAAAELFAERGVAATGMADIAKAAGCSRATLYRYFDSRQAVRLAFVHREARRIGAAVARRIRDIADPGEQLVEGVRAALREVRSDPLLIAWFRPGDAGLTSEIAETSQVIEAIGGSLFTGDSGQRADSALSARWLTRIIVSLLTVPGRDEDEERQMLERFVAPPMTGIER; from the coding sequence ATGCGGGCGGCCGAGCGGATACTCGACGCGGCGGCGGAGCTGTTCGCCGAGCGGGGGGTGGCGGCGACCGGGATGGCCGATATCGCCAAGGCGGCCGGGTGTTCTCGGGCCACGCTGTACCGGTACTTCGACAGTCGGCAGGCGGTGCGGCTGGCGTTCGTGCACCGGGAGGCGCGGCGGATCGGGGCGGCGGTGGCGCGGCGGATCCGGGATATCGCCGATCCGGGCGAGCAACTGGTGGAGGGTGTGCGGGCGGCGCTGCGCGAGGTGCGCTCGGATCCGCTGCTGATCGCCTGGTTCCGGCCGGGCGATGCCGGACTCACCAGCGAGATCGCCGAGACGTCGCAGGTCATCGAGGCCATCGGCGGTTCGTTGTTCACCGGCGATTCCGGGCAGCGGGCCGATTCCGCGCTGTCGGCGCGTTGGCTCACCCGGATCATCGTCTCGCTGCTCACCGTCCCGGGCCGCGACGAGGACGAGGAGCGGCAGATGCTGGAGCGGTTCGTCGCACCGCCGATGACCGGCATCGAACGCTGA
- a CDS encoding RluA family pseudouridine synthase: MRWPELRERYVIEEDSAVLALNKPAGIAVTGERHDTDIVELAAGDGETLYPVHRIDKVTSGLVLLAKDLGAHGELTRQFTKRTADKVYLAITASTGLPDRGVVDLPLSVGRKNRVRIAAPRESITRDGDTWRVDERELLAGKNYPSRTEFTAVLRAEEYTVLAVRPITGRRHQIRVHLAWIGHPLVGDPLFDRSGTHPRTHLHSWRLRLDASWRAPARLALEAPPGADFWNVGATALTAAAELLGDI; the protein is encoded by the coding sequence ATGCGATGGCCCGAGCTGCGGGAACGGTATGTGATCGAGGAGGATTCGGCGGTTCTCGCGCTGAACAAGCCCGCCGGGATCGCGGTGACCGGGGAGCGGCACGACACCGACATCGTGGAGTTGGCGGCCGGGGACGGGGAGACGCTGTATCCGGTGCATCGCATCGACAAGGTGACCTCGGGGCTGGTGCTGCTGGCCAAGGATCTCGGCGCGCACGGAGAACTCACCCGGCAGTTCACCAAGCGCACGGCCGACAAGGTCTATCTGGCGATCACCGCCTCCACCGGGCTGCCCGACCGGGGCGTCGTCGACCTGCCGCTGAGCGTGGGACGGAAGAACCGGGTGCGGATCGCGGCGCCCCGCGAGAGCATCACCCGGGACGGCGACACCTGGCGCGTCGACGAGCGAGAGCTGTTGGCGGGTAAGAACTATCCGTCCCGGACCGAGTTCACCGCCGTGCTGCGCGCCGAGGAGTACACCGTGCTCGCGGTCCGGCCGATCACCGGTCGGCGGCATCAGATCCGCGTGCATCTGGCCTGGATCGGGCATCCCCTCGTCGGCGATCCGCTGTTCGACCGGTCCGGCACCCATCCCCGCACGCACCTGCACTCCTGGCGACTACGACTGGACGCCTCCTGGCGCGCACCGGCCCGGCTGGCGCTGGAGGCGCCGCCCGGCGCCGACTTCTGGAACGTCGGTGCGACCGCCCTCACCGCGGCGGCCGAACTACTCGGTGACATCTAG
- a CDS encoding energy-coupling factor transporter transmembrane protein EcfT translates to MSTVLLREVPVPSPVHRLWAGTKMIGVFLISLLLMVLPSWPVLGITVLFLVVVGVLARLPLGTLPRLPWWFWGLLAAGALINVPVGGAAVLRYVQVVILGLILVAASFLIAWTTPMSEIAPALATLGAPLRKLRVPVDEWAVVVALTLRGLPLLLDEMRILRAARRLRPKDSALRRATVNPLLDILTAAMAVATRRAGELGEAITARGGTGQLTAHPSAPGRRDAIALTVVVVVCVGAVALDLLT, encoded by the coding sequence ATGAGCACCGTGCTGCTGCGCGAGGTTCCGGTGCCCAGCCCGGTGCATCGGTTGTGGGCCGGGACGAAGATGATCGGGGTGTTCCTGATCAGCCTGCTGCTGATGGTGCTGCCCTCGTGGCCGGTGCTGGGCATCACGGTGCTGTTCCTCGTGGTGGTCGGCGTGCTGGCGCGGCTGCCGCTGGGGACGCTGCCGCGGCTGCCGTGGTGGTTCTGGGGGCTGCTGGCGGCCGGTGCGCTGATCAACGTTCCGGTCGGCGGCGCGGCCGTGCTGCGGTACGTGCAGGTGGTGATCCTCGGGCTGATCCTGGTGGCCGCCTCGTTCCTGATCGCCTGGACCACGCCGATGAGCGAGATCGCCCCGGCCCTGGCGACCTTGGGCGCGCCGCTGCGCAAGCTGCGGGTGCCGGTGGACGAATGGGCCGTGGTGGTGGCGTTGACGCTGCGCGGCCTGCCGCTGCTGCTGGACGAGATGCGCATCCTGCGGGCCGCCCGCCGGTTGCGCCCCAAGGATTCCGCACTGCGCCGGGCCACCGTCAATCCGCTGCTGGACATCCTGACCGCCGCGATGGCGGTCGCCACCCGCCGGGCCGGTGAACTCGGCGAGGCCATCACCGCGCGCGGCGGCACCGGGCAGCTCACCGCCCATCCCAGCGCGCCGGGCCGGCGCGACGCGATCGCCCTGACCGTGGTGGTCGTGGTTTGTGTCGGCGCGGTCGCCCTCGATCTCCTTACCTAG
- a CDS encoding AraC family transcriptional regulator: MATVQHPGVRNWDFPRGAASVALMVGYAREHGVSTAQMLRGTGLSEAVLADPDAQIDAHTELAVIRNLVRALGDDRPALGVEVGRRYRITTFGIFGFACVSSPTLGEAISFALRFLELSFTFCIPVIHWEPGEFVADIHDELVPADVRRFLVERDVLAMHQVMTDLMGRPMRLIRAEFDYPEPEYADQLADIIGVRPRFGRTRNLFSLAPEMLEKPLPQANEHTWAMCLAQCRDLVHRRRARTGIAAEVRERLMPHGGADGFAAPPGIDAVARDLNMSTRTLRRHLDAAGTSYRALLDEVRRALAEEMLTATPLSVSDVAIRLGYAEASTFIYAFKRWTGTTPSAYRRERAEVNGRTVRNR; the protein is encoded by the coding sequence ATGGCAACGGTGCAGCACCCCGGCGTTCGCAACTGGGACTTTCCGCGGGGAGCGGCGAGCGTGGCGTTGATGGTCGGTTACGCGCGCGAACACGGCGTATCGACGGCGCAGATGTTGCGCGGTACCGGCCTGTCCGAGGCGGTGCTCGCCGACCCCGACGCGCAGATCGACGCCCATACCGAACTGGCGGTGATCCGCAATCTGGTGCGGGCGCTGGGCGACGATCGCCCGGCTCTCGGCGTCGAGGTGGGCCGCCGCTACCGGATCACCACCTTCGGCATCTTCGGGTTCGCCTGCGTATCCAGTCCCACGCTCGGCGAGGCGATCTCGTTCGCGCTGCGCTTCCTGGAGCTGAGCTTCACCTTCTGCATTCCGGTAATCCATTGGGAGCCGGGGGAATTCGTCGCGGATATCCACGACGAGCTGGTGCCGGCCGATGTGCGGCGCTTCCTGGTGGAACGGGACGTGCTCGCCATGCACCAGGTGATGACGGATCTGATGGGCCGCCCGATGCGGCTGATCCGCGCCGAATTCGACTATCCGGAACCGGAATACGCCGATCAGCTCGCCGACATCATCGGCGTGCGGCCGCGGTTCGGGCGCACGCGGAATCTGTTCTCGCTCGCCCCCGAAATGCTGGAAAAGCCGTTGCCGCAGGCCAACGAGCACACCTGGGCGATGTGCCTGGCACAGTGTCGCGACCTGGTACATCGCCGCCGCGCCCGCACCGGCATCGCCGCCGAGGTGCGGGAACGGCTGATGCCGCACGGCGGGGCGGACGGATTCGCCGCACCACCCGGAATCGACGCCGTGGCCCGCGATCTCAATATGAGCACCCGCACGCTGCGGCGCCACCTGGACGCCGCCGGCACCAGCTACCGCGCCCTGCTGGACGAGGTGCGCCGCGCCCTGGCGGAGGAGATGCTCACCGCCACACCGCTGTCGGTGAGCGACGTGGCCATCCGGCTCGGCTACGCCGAGGCGTCGACATTCATCTACGCCTTCAAGCGCTGGACCGGAACCACGCCGTCGGCGTATCGCCGGGAACGCGCCGAGGTCAACGGCCGGACGGTGCGCAACCGGTAG
- a CDS encoding ABC transporter ATP-binding protein, protein MTAPPPPLAGPTPVHGSLRPIELATGAVLGGVTVGLVTVGSVIPFAAALNLVAAVPMGLLAHRYRLRASVATAVATTLVTFVAAGLMSAAAVLGAATIGGIIGTVKRRGRGLPTVLGLSIFAGLAWAVLTVVWLLAFGTTRNLFFDNIRNASRGVQDIAERARLDALGQGVAELADLVLRWWWLYVGAGMAVGVIVTALFSWFALGSVLDRLSWLPGRDRLDAPPDDRPVAPLPVTLQGVSFRYPGARTDALSGIDLTVRLGEFVAVVGHNGSGKSTLTRVLAGRPPTGGTVERPGSAGLGLLGGTALVLQRPESQTLGVLVADDVVWGLPQELAEQVDIEGLLCEVGLGGLGGTETATLSGGQQQRLAVAAALARKPALLIADEATSMIDPDGRRELVALLTELPARHGMAVVLVTHHEADAAAADRVVHLAGGQQVDRLPSWPRPVHDPRRRPMGDPLLRLRDVRHTYNRGTPWSATALHGVDLTVRRGEALLVVGGNGSGKSTLAWIMAGLVVPSAGACELLEPSGATPVHRRIGAVELAFQHSRLQLQRQTVGAEIEDWGGSGTGSGAVGRALDAVGLDRMVATRSIESLSGGQAKRVVLAAIVAARPQVVVFDEPLAGLDPQGRAEVVELLARLRDSGLTLIIISHDVEDMTAVCDRTVHLRSGHILAAAPEATIAPDEHRAAQAPESAAPAWAHLRLRRPGASGSGGAR, encoded by the coding sequence GTGACCGCTCCACCCCCGCCCCTCGCCGGGCCGACCCCCGTGCACGGTTCGCTGCGCCCCATCGAACTGGCCACCGGAGCGGTCCTGGGCGGCGTCACGGTCGGCCTGGTGACCGTCGGCTCGGTGATTCCCTTCGCGGCCGCGCTGAATCTGGTCGCGGCGGTGCCGATGGGGCTGCTGGCGCACCGCTACCGGCTGCGGGCCAGCGTGGCCACGGCGGTGGCAACGACGCTGGTGACCTTCGTCGCGGCCGGGCTGATGTCGGCCGCGGCCGTGCTCGGCGCGGCCACGATCGGCGGCATCATCGGCACCGTCAAGCGGCGCGGCCGCGGGCTGCCCACGGTGCTCGGGCTCTCGATCTTCGCGGGCCTGGCCTGGGCCGTGCTGACGGTAGTGTGGCTGCTGGCGTTCGGCACCACCCGCAACCTGTTCTTCGACAACATCCGCAATGCGTCCCGCGGTGTGCAGGACATCGCCGAACGGGCCCGGCTGGACGCGCTCGGTCAGGGCGTCGCCGAATTAGCCGATCTGGTGCTGCGCTGGTGGTGGCTGTACGTGGGGGCCGGGATGGCGGTCGGCGTGATCGTGACGGCGCTGTTCTCCTGGTTCGCGCTGGGCTCGGTGCTGGATCGGCTGTCCTGGCTGCCCGGCCGCGACCGGCTGGACGCGCCGCCGGACGATCGGCCGGTCGCACCGCTGCCGGTGACGCTGCAGGGGGTGTCGTTCCGGTATCCGGGCGCACGCACCGACGCGCTGTCCGGGATCGATCTCACCGTGCGGCTCGGCGAATTCGTGGCCGTGGTCGGCCACAACGGCTCGGGCAAGTCGACGCTCACCCGGGTACTCGCCGGCCGCCCGCCCACCGGCGGCACGGTGGAGCGGCCCGGTTCGGCGGGGCTCGGCCTGCTCGGCGGCACCGCGCTGGTGCTACAGCGGCCGGAGAGCCAGACGCTGGGCGTGCTGGTCGCCGACGACGTGGTGTGGGGCCTGCCGCAGGAACTGGCCGAGCAGGTCGACATCGAGGGGCTGCTGTGCGAGGTCGGCCTCGGCGGCCTGGGCGGCACGGAGACGGCCACCCTGTCCGGCGGGCAGCAGCAGCGCCTCGCCGTGGCCGCCGCCCTGGCACGCAAGCCGGCGCTGCTGATCGCCGACGAGGCCACCTCGATGATCGATCCGGACGGCCGCCGCGAACTCGTCGCGCTGCTGACGGAACTGCCCGCTCGGCACGGGATGGCGGTCGTGCTGGTCACCCACCACGAGGCCGATGCGGCGGCCGCCGACCGGGTGGTGCATCTGGCCGGCGGGCAGCAGGTGGACCGGCTGCCCAGCTGGCCGCGCCCGGTCCACGATCCGCGCCGGCGCCCGATGGGCGACCCGCTGCTGCGCCTGCGCGACGTGCGGCACACCTACAACCGCGGCACGCCGTGGTCGGCCACCGCACTGCACGGCGTCGACCTGACGGTGCGGCGCGGCGAGGCGCTGCTCGTGGTCGGCGGCAACGGATCGGGCAAGTCGACGCTGGCCTGGATCATGGCCGGCCTGGTCGTCCCCTCCGCCGGGGCCTGCGAACTGCTCGAGCCGAGCGGCGCGACGCCGGTGCACCGCCGAATCGGCGCGGTGGAGCTGGCCTTTCAGCATTCCCGGCTGCAATTGCAGCGGCAGACCGTCGGGGCGGAGATCGAGGACTGGGGCGGCAGCGGCACCGGTTCCGGCGCGGTCGGGCGGGCGCTGGACGCGGTCGGACTGGACCGCATGGTGGCGACGCGATCGATCGAATCGCTGTCCGGCGGCCAGGCCAAGCGCGTGGTGCTGGCCGCCATCGTGGCCGCCCGGCCGCAGGTGGTGGTCTTCGACGAGCCGCTGGCCGGGCTCGATCCGCAGGGCCGCGCCGAGGTGGTGGAACTGCTGGCGCGACTGCGCGATTCGGGCCTGACGCTGATCATCATCTCGCACGACGTCGAGGACATGACCGCGGTGTGCGACCGCACAGTGCACCTGCGGTCCGGGCATATCCTCGCGGCCGCGCCGGAGGCCACCATCGCACCCGACGAACACCGCGCGGCGCAGGCGCCCGAGTCCGCCGCACCGGCCTGGGCGCACCTGCGCCTGCGACGCCCCGGAGCGAGCGGATCGGGAGGCGCGCGATGA
- a CDS encoding metallophosphoesterase: MIVVAQLSDTHFDLHARNAERVERVMAYLADLPHRPDAILVTGDITESGKAEEYEQARAALLADVPVRVLPGNHDDRANLREILLGRPGSYEPINRVLRLDGLTVALLDSTVPGAGGGELTDDTYAWLTDLLRESPSDGAVLIALHHPPLPMYSTVVDPIRLADPERLERIVAGDDRIVGVLTGHMHAMATTLFGGRQLVVAPSVASSIGAEWEVGSPGQVPVDYGPDPSLVLHAIDGRRLTSIVRTVPMGGWIAIQPT, from the coding sequence ATGATTGTGGTGGCACAGCTCAGCGACACCCACTTCGACCTGCACGCACGCAATGCCGAACGAGTCGAACGGGTGATGGCCTACCTGGCCGATCTGCCGCACCGGCCCGACGCGATCCTGGTCACCGGCGACATCACCGAATCGGGCAAGGCCGAGGAGTACGAGCAGGCGCGCGCCGCGCTGCTGGCCGATGTCCCGGTGCGGGTCCTGCCGGGCAATCACGACGACCGCGCCAACCTGCGCGAAATCCTGTTGGGCCGGCCGGGTTCCTACGAGCCGATCAACCGGGTCCTGCGGCTGGACGGGCTGACGGTGGCGCTGCTGGACTCCACCGTCCCCGGCGCCGGCGGCGGCGAGCTGACCGACGACACCTACGCCTGGCTGACCGATCTGCTGCGCGAGTCGCCGTCCGACGGCGCCGTGCTGATCGCCCTGCATCATCCGCCACTGCCCATGTACAGCACCGTGGTCGACCCGATCCGGCTGGCCGATCCGGAGCGCCTGGAACGCATCGTGGCCGGCGACGACCGGATCGTCGGCGTGCTCACCGGGCATATGCACGCGATGGCGACCACGCTGTTCGGCGGGCGGCAGCTGGTGGTCGCGCCGAGCGTGGCGTCCTCGATCGGCGCCGAATGGGAGGTCGGCTCGCCGGGACAGGTGCCGGTCGACTACGGACCCGACCCGTCGCTGGTGCTGCACGCGATCGACGGTCGCCGGCTGACGTCGATCGTGCGCACGGTGCCGATGGGCGGCTGGATTGCGATCCAGCCGACGTAA
- a CDS encoding lipase family protein, producing the protein MGAGVRFGAWWSVRDRGPSVRGGARDWSSALVLALALLAVPGMPAARADVPVPDDDPFYSVPGDLAERPNGAVLGSRPIPLFDLPIPVSAWQLRYRTTDSEDRPLVDVATVIVPPVPSPGTRPLLSYQVPEDSLATRCAPSYALRGGRDPGVVNTMLDIPYLTEALRRGWAVVVSDYEGPQSRFFDGPGSGRAVLDGIRAARAFPPAGVADGPVGAWGYSGGAFATLWAAQLRAGYAPDVRFSGISAGGVPADIPAVAQRVDGGVQAGLALLIVIALARNHPDSGLAELLNDRGRELLAESATACGPDLVTRFPGAHVDDFSTVPNLLAHPVFRATADRNALGEPAPDTPLYLYHGNTDDVIPVAGFTELVGTYCAQGATLTAIHSPFPSHNGAAIGEAAGGMNFLSDRFAGSSPVPGCLVR; encoded by the coding sequence ATGGGAGCCGGGGTGCGTTTCGGGGCCTGGTGGTCGGTGCGGGATCGTGGTCCGAGCGTGCGTGGCGGTGCTCGGGACTGGTCGAGTGCGCTCGTTCTGGCGCTCGCGCTGCTCGCGGTGCCGGGGATGCCCGCGGCGCGGGCGGATGTTCCGGTGCCGGACGATGATCCGTTCTATTCCGTGCCCGGCGATCTCGCGGAGCGGCCGAACGGCGCCGTGCTCGGGTCCCGGCCGATCCCGCTGTTCGATCTGCCGATTCCGGTGTCGGCATGGCAGCTGCGTTATCGCACAACGGATTCCGAGGATCGTCCGCTGGTGGATGTCGCGACGGTGATCGTGCCGCCGGTGCCGTCGCCGGGCACGCGCCCGCTGCTGTCGTATCAGGTGCCCGAGGACAGTCTCGCCACGCGGTGCGCGCCCTCGTACGCGCTGCGCGGCGGCCGTGATCCGGGCGTGGTGAACACGATGCTGGACATTCCGTACCTCACGGAGGCGCTGCGGCGGGGGTGGGCCGTCGTGGTCAGCGATTACGAAGGGCCGCAGTCGCGGTTCTTCGACGGCCCGGGTTCGGGTCGCGCTGTGCTGGACGGGATCCGGGCAGCGCGGGCGTTCCCGCCCGCGGGCGTGGCGGACGGTCCGGTCGGGGCCTGGGGATACTCCGGGGGAGCGTTCGCCACGTTGTGGGCGGCCCAGCTGCGCGCCGGCTACGCGCCCGACGTGCGGTTCTCCGGTATCAGCGCGGGCGGTGTCCCGGCCGATATCCCGGCCGTCGCGCAGCGGGTCGACGGCGGCGTGCAGGCCGGGCTGGCGCTGCTGATCGTGATCGCCCTGGCCCGCAACCACCCGGACTCCGGGCTGGCCGAACTGCTGAACGACCGCGGCCGGGAACTGCTCGCCGAGAGCGCAACGGCCTGTGGCCCGGACCTGGTGACCAGGTTCCCCGGCGCGCACGTCGACGACTTCTCGACGGTCCCGAACCTGTTGGCGCATCCGGTCTTTCGCGCCACGGCCGACCGGAACGCACTCGGCGAACCGGCCCCCGACACCCCGCTGTACCTGTACCACGGCAACACCGACGATGTGATCCCGGTGGCGGGTTTCACCGAACTCGTCGGGACCTACTGCGCGCAGGGCGCCACCCTGACGGCAATCCACTCTCCCTTCCCGTCGCACAACGGCGCGGCCATCGGCGAGGCGGCGGGCGGCATGAACTTCCTCTCGGACCGATTCGCGGGATCGTCCCCGGTTCCGGGCTGCCTGGTGCGCTGA